The following are from one region of the Fusarium keratoplasticum isolate Fu6.1 chromosome 4, whole genome shotgun sequence genome:
- a CDS encoding Arginine--tRNA ligase encodes MVARRLTPSPIFSSSSIHRTFYSYACCSRRPSLTLNRSLVLWSTPRQRRPLQQHPSPRFFNFYSTMASDGNALAEQLQKLGIDKVESYPNCHPDTNPVDIYRSHITGLLQEITGVDPKIIYPAIQWTQTLDKGDAILAVPALRVKGKKPGDLAEEWVSKFPESPLIEKPTASGPFISFFFKTDKLTSLLLPTIRNRSDAYGKNPYNGLKDPSDPSAGKKRMIVEFSSPNIAKPFHAGHLRSTIIGGFIASLYEYSGWDVIRMNYLGDWGKQYGLLALAWEKWGDEEALKADPINHLFNLYVRINVEMSDEKEAIEAKKKAGEDVTALLDASLDEQARKYFRRMTDGDEEAVKLWRRFRDLSIVRYKKTYARLNIEYDVYSGESQVPESDMEEAAKVLAEKSLTEDADGAILIDFSKHVAGKQGKSLEKVILRKKDGTALYLTRDISELLNRQKKYNFDHIIYVVASQQDLHLKQLFKTIELMGHDDIAKKCQHINFGMVLGMSTRKGTVKFLDDILRDVAEKMHDVMKKNENKYSQIENPEAVADILGISSVMVQDMSGKRINNYKFDMDAMTSFEGDTGPYLQYAHARLCSIRRKAGLTDEELATADFTLLSEKHATDLVRLLSQWPDVVQNTLKTLEPTTILTYLFKMTHVLSSSYDHLRIVGSEKELQKARMALYDAARIVLHNGMSLLGLTPVERM; translated from the exons ATGGTCGCGCGCCGTTTGACTCCCTCGCCcattttttcttcttcttctatCCATCGAACCTTTTACTCCTACGCCTGCTGTTCGCGACGACCGTCTCTGACCTTGAACCGGTCTCTTGTTCTTTGGTCAACTCCCCGCCAGCGACGACCCCTCCAACAACACCCCTCCCCACGATTCTTCAACTTTTACTCCACGATGGCGTCCGACGGCAACGCGCTCGCTGAGCAGCTTCAGAAGCTTGGCATTGACAAGGTCGAATCGTACCCCAACTGCCACCCCGATACCAACCCCGTCGACATCTACCGCTCTCACATCACGGGCCTTCTGCAAGAGATCACTGGCGTTGACCCCAAGATCATCTACCCCGCCATCCAGTGGACTCAGACCCTCGATAAGGGAGATGCTATTCTCGCTGTCCCTGCGCTCCgggtcaagggcaagaagcccGGGGATCTGGCTGAGGAGTGGGTTTCTAAG TTCCCCGAGTCTCCCCTGATCGAGAAGCCTACTGCTAGCGGTCCTTTcatttccttcttcttcaagaccgACAAGCTTAccagcctgctgctgcccacGATCCGAAACCGCTCTGATGCCTACGGAAAGAACCCCTACAACGGCCTCAAGGACCCCAGCGACCCCAGCGCTGGAAAGAAGCGCATGATTGTCGAGTTTTCCTCCCCCAACATTGCCAAGCCTTTCCACGCTGGTCACCTGCGAAGCACAATCATTGGTGGTTTCATCGCCTCGCTGTACGAGTACTCTGGCTGGGATGTCATCCGAATGAACTACCTCGGTGACTGGGGCAAGCAGTATGGTCTGTTGGCTCTGGCTTGGGAGAAATggggtgatgaggaggctctcaaggctgACCCCATCAACcacctcttcaacctctACGTCCGAATCAACGTGGAGATGTccgacgagaaggaggccattgaggccaagaagaaggctggcgAGGACGTCACTGCCCTTCTGGATGCCTCGCTCGACGAGCAGGCCCGAAAGTACTTCCGACGAATGAcggatggtgatgaggaggctgTTAAGCTGTGGCGACGATTCCGTGATCTGAGCATTGTCCGCTACAAGAAGACCTATGCCCGACTCAACATTGAGTACGACGTTTACTCAGGAGAAAGCCAAGTCCCCGAGTCCGACATGgaggaggccgccaaggTTCTCGCCGAGAAGTCGCTTACCGAGGATGCTGACGGTGCTATTCTCATCGACTTCTCCAAGCACGTCGCTGGCAAGCAGGGCAAGAGTCTCGAGAAGGTCATTCTGCGAAAGAAGGACGGCACTGCTCTGTACCTGACCCGAGACATCAGCGAGCTGCTGAACCGACAGAAGAAGTACAACTTTGACCACATCATCTACGTCGTCGCCTCGCAACAAGACCTGCACCTGAAGCAGTTGTTCAAGACGATTGAACTGATGGGCCACgacgacatcgccaagaaGTGCCAGCACATTAACTTTGGAATGGTACTCGGTATGAGCACTCGAAAGGGCACCGtcaagttcctcgacgacatcctcCGGGACGTCGCTGAGAAGATGCATGATGTCATgaagaagaacgagaacAAGTACTCGCAGATTGAGAACCCCGAGGCTGTTGCCGATATTCTGGGTATCAGCAGTGTCATGGTCCAGGACATGTCTGGAAAGCG AATCAACAACTACAAGTTCGACATGGATGCCATGACCTCGTTCGAGGGTGACACTGGCCCTTACCTCCAGTACGCCCACGCTCGCCTCTGCTCCATCCGCCGAAAGGCCGGCCtcaccgacgaggagctggCGACTGCCGACTTTACCCTCCTGAGCGAGAAGCACGCCACCGACCTCGTCCGTCTGCTCAGCCAGTGGCCCGACGTTGTCCAGAACACTCTCAAGACTCTTGAGCCTACCACCATCTTGACCTACCTCTTCAAGATGACCCACGTCCTCAGCTCCAGCTACGACCACCTCCGAATTGTCGGCAGCGAGAAGGAGCTCCAGAAGGCCCGCATGGCCCTCTACGATGCTGCCCGAATCGTGCTTCACAACGGCATGAGCCTGCTCGGTCTCACCCCTGTTGAGCG AATGTAA